Proteins encoded within one genomic window of uncultured Sphingopyxis sp.:
- a CDS encoding YetF domain-containing protein: MDIVLRATVMFFILFLLIRLLGKRELGQMTPFEFVVLVVLGDLIQQGVTHNDFSLTGATLAICTFAFWALVLSWTAYLVPRAKDLLEGTPRVVVRDGEIVKENLHRDRLTRDEILSEMRLAGIGRISDVAWAILEPQGKMSFIKKDEGDARQQDRDDPAD; encoded by the coding sequence ATGGATATCGTCCTGCGCGCCACGGTGATGTTCTTCATCCTGTTCCTGCTCATCCGCCTGCTCGGCAAGCGCGAACTCGGCCAGATGACGCCGTTCGAATTCGTCGTGCTCGTCGTGCTCGGCGACCTGATCCAGCAGGGCGTGACGCACAACGACTTCAGCCTGACCGGCGCGACGCTCGCTATCTGCACCTTCGCCTTCTGGGCGCTGGTGCTCAGCTGGACCGCCTATCTGGTCCCGCGCGCGAAGGATCTGCTCGAAGGAACGCCGCGGGTGGTCGTGCGCGACGGCGAAATCGTGAAGGAGAATCTGCATCGCGACCGGCTGACGCGCGACGAGATATTGTCCGAAATGCGGCTCGCCGGGATCGGGCGGATATCCGACGTCGCCTGGGCTATCCTCGAGCCGCAGGGCAAGATGAGCTTCATCAAGAAGGACGAGGGCGACGCCCGCCAGCAGGACCGCGACGATCCGGCCGACTAG
- a CDS encoding alpha/beta hydrolase — translation MYRSIRSAALAALLFSGASAAQAAGDTAKPTVVLVHGAFADSSGWNGVIERLESDGYPVIAAANPLRSVAGDAESVASVVRSIPGRVILVGHSYGGIVITEAAKGNANVQALVYVAGFLPDTGESALTLSVKFPGSTLGDALAPVGLPDGGTDLYIQPGKFHDQFAADVPEDQATLMAATQRPVTQDALSQPARAATWKSLPTYVIYGAEDRNIPAATMRFMADRAHARKTVAIANGSHALMVSHPGEVAELIESAATER, via the coding sequence ATGTATCGCTCCATTCGTTCCGCGGCGCTCGCCGCGCTGCTCTTCTCGGGCGCATCCGCCGCGCAGGCGGCCGGCGACACCGCCAAGCCGACCGTCGTGCTCGTTCACGGCGCCTTTGCCGACTCCTCGGGCTGGAACGGCGTGATCGAACGCCTCGAAAGCGACGGCTATCCGGTCATCGCGGCGGCGAATCCGTTGCGCAGCGTCGCGGGGGACGCCGAAAGCGTCGCGTCGGTGGTCCGCTCGATCCCCGGCCGCGTGATCCTCGTCGGTCACAGCTATGGCGGCATCGTCATTACCGAGGCGGCGAAGGGCAACGCCAATGTGCAGGCGCTCGTCTATGTCGCCGGTTTCCTGCCCGACACGGGCGAATCGGCGCTGACGCTTTCGGTCAAATTCCCCGGCAGCACGCTCGGCGACGCGCTCGCGCCGGTCGGCCTGCCCGACGGCGGAACCGACCTCTATATCCAGCCGGGCAAGTTCCACGATCAATTCGCAGCCGACGTGCCCGAAGACCAGGCGACGCTGATGGCCGCGACGCAGCGGCCGGTGACGCAGGATGCGCTCAGCCAGCCGGCGCGCGCCGCGACGTGGAAGAGCCTGCCGACCTATGTCATCTATGGCGCCGAGGACCGGAACATTCCCGCCGCGACGATGCGGTTCATGGCCGATCGCGCGCACGCCCGCAAAACCGTCGCGATCGCGAACGGGTCGCACGCGCTGATGGTTTCGCACCCCGGCGAGGTCGCCGAACTGATCGAAAGCGCCGCGACGGAACGCTGA
- a CDS encoding alpha/beta hydrolase, which produces MLRHDSWKRGGAGTAEGAAGILPVQIERIDMMKTIASPSPLEPATRAFVEGLPDGPPIYTLSPADARGVLSAVQQSVQVALPGTLSEDRTLPVGPAGKTDIRVVRPADAAGTLPAIVYIHGGGWVLGDKQTHDRLVRELAAGAGAVLIFVDYDRAPESQYPNAIEQAYAVARHVADHAEVFGADPARIAVAGDSVGGNMTAAVTLMARERGGPDFVAQLLFYPVTDASMASASYKQFADGPWLTAKAMAWYWDQYLPGTARRGEIFASPVNASAEQLAGLPPALLIVDENDVLRDEGEAYGRQLAAAGVPVTTVRYNGTIHDFMMLNPIAETPAARGAVAQAIGYLRQVFAA; this is translated from the coding sequence ATGCTTCGGCACGATAGCTGGAAGCGGGGCGGCGCGGGCACAGCCGAGGGCGCGGCGGGCATCCTTCCCGTCCAGATCGAAAGGATCGACATGATGAAGACCATCGCATCCCCCTCCCCGCTCGAGCCCGCGACCAGGGCCTTTGTCGAAGGCCTGCCCGACGGGCCGCCGATCTATACGCTATCGCCGGCCGACGCGCGCGGCGTCCTCTCCGCCGTCCAGCAATCGGTTCAGGTCGCGCTTCCCGGCACCCTCAGCGAGGACCGCACGCTGCCCGTCGGCCCCGCTGGCAAGACCGATATCCGCGTCGTGCGGCCCGCCGACGCAGCGGGAACGCTGCCGGCGATCGTCTATATCCACGGCGGCGGCTGGGTGCTCGGCGACAAGCAGACGCACGACCGGCTGGTCCGCGAGCTGGCGGCGGGCGCCGGAGCGGTGCTGATCTTCGTCGATTATGACCGCGCGCCCGAAAGCCAATATCCGAACGCAATCGAGCAGGCCTATGCGGTCGCGCGGCATGTCGCCGACCATGCGGAGGTCTTTGGCGCGGACCCCGCGCGCATCGCCGTCGCAGGCGACAGCGTCGGCGGCAATATGACCGCGGCGGTCACGCTGATGGCCCGGGAGCGCGGCGGCCCCGACTTCGTCGCGCAGCTGCTCTTCTACCCCGTCACTGACGCCTCGATGGCGAGCGCATCCTACAAGCAGTTCGCCGACGGCCCCTGGCTGACCGCGAAGGCGATGGCCTGGTATTGGGACCAATATCTGCCCGGCACCGCGCGGCGCGGCGAGATATTCGCCTCGCCCGTCAACGCCTCGGCCGAACAGCTCGCCGGTCTGCCGCCCGCGCTGCTCATCGTCGACGAGAATGACGTGCTACGCGACGAGGGCGAAGCCTATGGCCGCCAGCTCGCGGCAGCCGGCGTGCCGGTCACCACGGTCCGCTACAATGGCACGATCCACGATTTCATGATGCTCAACCCGATCGCCGAAACCCCGGCGGCGCGCGGCGCGGTGGCGCAGGCGATCGGCTATCTGCGGCAGGTCTTTGCCGCCTGA
- a CDS encoding PAS domain-containing sensor histidine kinase: MTPAADEPPVAARASEPEIADFASESVIIFDIEGAVHYWNPASEALYGWPALTMIGRGIGHLSTRSENEREHWRMLLQEGTWQGVVSRRTPSGIHIAVDIRQYVRFAQDGTPRDVIEYGRQSLSDGAVPGADWHIPDRLMAASWEIDVAASQPLIAEIARLRGEPGADARLDARYQQLVKAARIVNVNERTMRLVGGNRGRDLMIGQPVAGFWPLESRAALGELIVDAMTGQTEDATYRRQLPSDGILRDPLVTVWRAEAPGRVYAAVNGAVDDDRSYVYLRASEARYRKLVHHMPIALWQVDASHMGRIYADIRATGVTDFAAYLDANPGLVELAATTVRVTDVNRAAVEMLGGASALDLMRPVGYLFTLSRASLHNVMVGRFNGQTSHSELTKVETFDGRVLDVRMSVTYPKILAELDVTIFSFEDVTERLSIEAELRQLQADFTHAARISTLGELTTSIAHEINQPLAAIITNAETSLRWLSRDDPNVEKVKALTTRIAASGRRASDIVQHIRGMASKRQPERLAIDLNEIVQESLIFIRHEIESQSIGITANLARDLPPGMGDRIRLQQVVVNLIINSVQALDTQGSGKREIFIDTHRTEGGALAFTLRDTGPGIPPQDLDRIFEGFFTTKEAGMGIGLVICQSIIAEHGGSIAASNHPGGGAQFRFEIPVETA; this comes from the coding sequence ATGACTCCGGCCGCCGACGAGCCGCCGGTCGCGGCCCGGGCATCCGAACCCGAGATCGCGGATTTCGCATCCGAGAGCGTGATCATTTTCGACATCGAAGGCGCGGTCCACTATTGGAACCCGGCGTCGGAAGCCCTGTACGGCTGGCCCGCGCTGACCATGATCGGCCGTGGCATCGGTCATTTGTCGACGCGCAGCGAGAATGAGCGCGAGCATTGGCGCATGCTGCTGCAGGAAGGGACGTGGCAGGGCGTCGTCAGCCGCCGCACCCCGTCGGGCATCCACATCGCCGTCGACATCCGCCAATATGTCCGTTTCGCGCAGGATGGAACGCCGCGCGACGTCATCGAATATGGCCGCCAGTCGCTCAGCGACGGCGCCGTGCCGGGCGCCGACTGGCATATTCCCGACCGGCTGATGGCGGCGAGCTGGGAGATCGACGTTGCCGCCTCGCAGCCGCTGATCGCCGAAATCGCGCGGTTGCGCGGCGAGCCCGGCGCCGACGCGCGGCTCGATGCGCGATACCAGCAACTGGTCAAGGCGGCGCGGATCGTCAACGTCAACGAACGGACGATGCGCCTCGTCGGCGGAAATCGCGGGCGCGACCTGATGATCGGCCAGCCGGTCGCCGGCTTCTGGCCGCTCGAGAGCCGCGCGGCGCTCGGCGAGCTGATCGTCGATGCGATGACCGGCCAGACCGAGGATGCGACCTATCGGCGGCAACTGCCGTCGGACGGCATCTTGCGCGACCCTCTGGTGACGGTATGGCGGGCCGAAGCGCCCGGCCGGGTTTACGCGGCGGTCAATGGCGCGGTCGACGACGACCGTTCCTATGTCTATTTGCGCGCCAGCGAGGCGCGATACCGCAAGCTTGTCCACCATATGCCGATTGCGCTCTGGCAGGTCGACGCGAGCCATATGGGCCGGATCTACGCCGACATCCGCGCGACCGGCGTGACCGATTTCGCCGCTTATCTCGACGCGAATCCGGGCCTCGTCGAACTCGCCGCGACGACGGTGCGGGTCACCGACGTCAACCGCGCCGCGGTGGAGATGCTCGGCGGCGCCAGCGCGCTCGATCTGATGCGGCCGGTCGGCTATCTGTTCACGCTCAGCCGCGCCTCGCTCCACAATGTCATGGTCGGCCGTTTCAACGGGCAGACGAGCCATAGCGAGCTCACCAAGGTGGAGACCTTCGACGGCCGCGTGCTCGACGTCCGCATGTCGGTCACCTATCCAAAGATACTCGCCGAGCTCGACGTGACGATCTTCAGCTTCGAGGATGTGACCGAGCGGCTGAGCATCGAGGCCGAGCTGCGCCAGCTCCAGGCCGATTTCACCCATGCCGCGCGCATATCGACGCTGGGCGAACTGACGACGTCGATCGCGCACGAGATCAACCAGCCGCTCGCGGCGATCATCACCAACGCCGAAACGAGTCTGCGCTGGCTGTCGCGCGACGATCCGAACGTCGAAAAGGTGAAGGCGCTGACCACGCGCATCGCCGCGAGCGGGCGGCGCGCAAGCGACATCGTACAGCATATCCGCGGCATGGCGTCGAAGCGTCAGCCCGAACGGCTCGCGATCGACCTCAACGAGATCGTGCAGGAATCGCTGATCTTCATCCGCCACGAAATCGAATCGCAGTCGATCGGCATCACCGCCAATCTTGCCCGCGACCTTCCGCCGGGCATGGGGGATCGCATCCGGTTGCAGCAGGTGGTCGTGAACCTGATCATCAACAGCGTCCAGGCACTCGACACGCAAGGGTCGGGCAAGCGCGAGATATTCATCGACACGCACCGGACCGAAGGCGGCGCGCTCGCCTTCACGCTCCGCGACACCGGCCCGGGGATCCCGCCGCAAGATCTCGACCGGATCTTCGAGGGTTTTTTCACGACGAAGGAGGCGGGCATGGGCATCGGCCTCGTCATTTGCCAGTCGATCATCGCCGAACATGGCGGCTCGATTGCGGCGTCCAACCATCCCGGCGGCGGCGCGCAATTCCGCTTTGAAATTCCCGTCGAAACCGCCTGA
- a CDS encoding response regulator — MPKAPLVAVVDDDEAIREALCDLLMVTGLECSAFDSAQAFLNGNGPPAVDCLITDVRMPGMSGLDLLERMRAGGSKLPVIVLTSVLDPGARTRAFDLGAQAWLTKPVADEALLAELRSAIGEDDWPEEPGR; from the coding sequence TTGCCCAAAGCACCTCTTGTCGCGGTTGTGGATGATGACGAAGCCATTCGCGAAGCCTTGTGCGATCTGCTGATGGTCACCGGACTGGAATGCAGCGCTTTCGATAGCGCGCAAGCGTTTCTGAACGGCAATGGGCCGCCCGCGGTCGATTGCCTGATCACCGACGTGCGGATGCCGGGAATGAGCGGGCTCGATCTGCTCGAACGGATGCGCGCGGGCGGGTCTAAGCTGCCCGTCATCGTGCTTACCTCGGTTCTCGACCCGGGCGCGCGGACGCGGGCGTTCGACCTTGGCGCCCAGGCCTGGCTGACCAAGCCGGTCGCCGACGAGGCGCTCCTTGCGGAACTGCGATCGGCGATCGGCGAGGATGACTGGCCCGAAGAGCCGGGACGATGA
- a CDS encoding response regulator transcription factor has protein sequence MTTTADYEAPLVLIVDDDEEVRTAISELMLSVGIESTCYGSTRELLESPLLERAGCLVLDVRMPGSSGLDLQQQLAAAGIAKPIVFLTGHGDIPMSVQAMKAGAVDFLTKPVRDQTLLDAVVAGVERDVAERANARIVQQQVERYATLTPRETQVMREVARGRLNKQIAYDLGISEITVKLHRSNVMKKMQAATVGELIRAWEKLPERLRETEGA, from the coding sequence ATGACGACAACCGCCGATTATGAAGCTCCGCTGGTCCTCATCGTCGACGACGACGAAGAGGTGCGGACCGCGATCAGCGAGCTGATGCTTTCGGTCGGGATCGAATCGACCTGCTACGGCTCGACGCGCGAGCTGCTCGAATCGCCGCTGCTCGAACGCGCCGGCTGCCTCGTCCTCGACGTGCGCATGCCGGGGTCGAGCGGGCTCGATCTCCAGCAGCAGCTGGCGGCGGCGGGCATCGCCAAGCCGATCGTTTTCCTGACCGGGCATGGCGATATTCCCATGTCGGTGCAGGCGATGAAGGCGGGCGCGGTCGACTTCCTGACCAAGCCGGTGCGCGACCAGACGCTGCTCGACGCGGTCGTCGCGGGCGTCGAGCGCGACGTCGCCGAGCGGGCGAATGCCAGGATCGTCCAGCAACAGGTCGAGCGTTACGCGACGCTGACGCCGCGCGAAACTCAGGTCATGCGCGAAGTCGCGCGCGGGCGGCTCAACAAGCAGATCGCCTACGACCTCGGGATTTCGGAAATCACGGTGAAGCTCCATCGCAGCAATGTGATGAAGAAGATGCAGGCCGCGACCGTGGGCGAGCTGATCCGCGCGTGGGAGAAATTGCCCGAACGATTGCGTGAGACCGAAGGGGCCTAG
- a CDS encoding CDGSH iron-sulfur domain-containing protein, with protein sequence MAVTETGDPVDRAEGKDIAVKFDGRRCIHARFCVTRAPASFLADVEGPWILPDASEIEYLCSVIRECPSGALTYERRDGQSEPVPPVNLISLRENGPYVVRADMSLDGEKAGFRATLCRCGASKRKPFCDKSHKYIGFEATGEPPTDKGKKLAVRGGPLAIEPEADGPLEVRGNLEIISGTGRTVACVDHARLCRCGASKTKPFCDESHRRIGFRSL encoded by the coding sequence ATGGCTGTCACCGAAACAGGCGATCCCGTCGATCGCGCCGAAGGCAAGGACATCGCCGTGAAATTCGACGGCAGGCGCTGCATCCACGCGCGCTTCTGCGTCACCCGCGCGCCCGCCTCCTTCCTCGCCGACGTGGAGGGGCCGTGGATTCTCCCCGACGCGAGCGAAATCGAATATCTCTGTTCGGTGATCCGCGAATGCCCGTCGGGGGCGCTGACCTATGAGCGCCGCGACGGGCAAAGCGAACCGGTGCCGCCGGTCAATCTGATCAGCCTGCGCGAAAACGGCCCCTATGTGGTGCGCGCCGACATGTCGCTCGACGGCGAGAAGGCGGGTTTTCGCGCCACGCTCTGCCGCTGCGGCGCGTCGAAGCGCAAGCCGTTCTGCGACAAGTCGCATAAATATATCGGCTTCGAGGCGACCGGCGAGCCGCCCACCGACAAGGGCAAGAAACTCGCGGTGCGCGGCGGCCCGCTCGCGATCGAGCCCGAAGCCGACGGACCGCTCGAAGTGCGCGGCAATCTGGAAATCATCAGCGGGACGGGCCGCACCGTCGCGTGCGTCGACCATGCGCGCCTGTGCCGCTGCGGCGCGTCGAAGACCAAGCCCTTCTGCGACGAAAGCCATCGCCGGATCGGATTTCGCAGCTTATGA
- a CDS encoding PLP-dependent aminotransferase family protein produces MTAPWDPGRVAFAIDRTHSTPITAQITGTLRAAIVEGRLRPGTRLPSWLDLAAQLGVARGTVKAAYEALADEFLVFSAGAAGTRVAERAAPRPVEAKRIDIPRPLQDLERGFSLRPLPFQMGVPAQDAFPAKLWARLRTRAVRTNAMAPVGPPDPRGEPELRERIAAQLAITRGISCHPDQIILTSGYKNGLCLTLLALGVQGRAAWVEDPCYPVARMGLTIGGVTPVPVPVDAKGLRVDMGVRLAPDAALALVTPGQQAPTGVTLSPERRAALLAWAAREEAWIVEDDYLGELQLDGRAAPALASGAGAERVIHIGSFSKTLSPALGLGFVVAPLALAARFGEVAGYLNPAPNVTTQLALTDFLAGGHFLRHLRHMKSLYRERRDALHARLDRDIRVDAFAGLAVIAHLPRGHDDVALAKHAPELGIAPAPLSIWNADPAEGQPGLVLCVTNLRPQILDKACDALAALIDEGTAAPLSARAA; encoded by the coding sequence ATGACTGCACCATGGGACCCCGGGCGTGTCGCCTTCGCGATCGACCGGACGCATTCGACACCGATTACCGCGCAGATCACCGGGACGCTGCGCGCCGCGATCGTCGAGGGCCGGCTGCGCCCCGGAACGCGCTTGCCGTCGTGGCTGGACCTCGCGGCGCAGCTCGGCGTCGCACGCGGCACGGTGAAGGCCGCCTATGAGGCGCTCGCCGACGAATTTCTCGTCTTTTCGGCGGGCGCCGCCGGGACGCGGGTCGCCGAACGCGCCGCGCCGCGCCCCGTCGAGGCGAAGCGGATCGACATTCCGCGCCCGCTGCAGGACCTCGAACGCGGCTTTTCGTTGCGCCCGCTGCCGTTTCAGATGGGCGTGCCGGCGCAGGACGCCTTTCCCGCCAAGCTGTGGGCGCGGCTGCGCACCCGCGCGGTGCGGACGAACGCGATGGCTCCCGTCGGCCCGCCCGATCCGCGCGGCGAGCCCGAACTGCGCGAGCGAATCGCGGCGCAGCTTGCGATCACGCGCGGCATATCCTGCCACCCCGACCAGATTATCCTGACCAGCGGATACAAGAACGGCCTCTGCCTGACGCTGCTCGCGCTGGGCGTGCAGGGCCGCGCCGCGTGGGTCGAGGACCCATGCTATCCGGTGGCGCGCATGGGGCTGACGATCGGCGGCGTGACGCCGGTGCCCGTGCCGGTCGACGCCAAGGGCCTTCGCGTCGACATGGGGGTGCGCCTCGCGCCCGACGCCGCGCTCGCGCTCGTCACGCCCGGGCAGCAGGCGCCGACCGGCGTCACCCTGTCGCCCGAACGCCGCGCGGCGCTGCTCGCCTGGGCGGCGCGCGAAGAGGCGTGGATCGTCGAGGACGACTATCTCGGCGAACTGCAGCTCGACGGTCGGGCGGCACCAGCCCTTGCCTCAGGCGCGGGCGCCGAGCGCGTGATTCACATCGGGTCGTTCAGCAAAACGCTCAGCCCGGCACTTGGCCTCGGCTTCGTCGTCGCGCCGCTGGCGCTCGCGGCGCGCTTCGGCGAGGTCGCGGGCTATCTCAACCCCGCGCCGAACGTAACGACGCAGCTCGCGCTGACGGACTTCCTTGCGGGCGGGCATTTCCTGCGCCACCTGCGCCATATGAAGAGCCTGTACCGCGAGCGCCGCGACGCGCTGCACGCGCGGCTCGATCGCGATATAAGGGTCGATGCTTTCGCCGGGCTGGCGGTGATCGCGCACCTGCCGCGCGGCCATGACGATGTCGCGCTGGCGAAGCACGCGCCCGAACTGGGCATCGCGCCGGCGCCGCTGTCGATCTGGAACGCCGATCCGGCAGAGGGCCAGCCGGGGCTGGTCCTGTGCGTCACCAACCTGCGCCCGCAGATATTGGACAAGGCGTGCGACGCGCTCGCGGCGCTGATCGACGAAGGAACAGCCGCGCCGCTTTCGGCGCGGGCGGCCTGA
- a CDS encoding NAD(P)H-dependent oxidoreductase, whose protein sequence is MKLLHVDASPKSVNSSSRTLSRFFVDRLRAHIPSLSVDYLDLALTPLPPISEIFTRATYTPPEDRTPEMRAALSVSDALCRRLLSADALVFAMPMHNWTMPASFKLFVDTIVRGGLTYIATDDGRYVGTLGDKKLLFVTTRGVDLRPGTPFAAMDALTPALRAAFGFIGVDAAHFVDAQPLQFAREEERAAALARAKEELAALAGSWGRAVPRAALSQAG, encoded by the coding sequence ATGAAGCTGCTGCATGTCGATGCGAGCCCCAAAAGCGTCAATTCGAGTTCGCGGACGCTGTCGCGCTTTTTCGTCGACCGGCTTCGCGCGCATATCCCGTCGCTGTCGGTCGACTATCTCGACCTGGCGCTGACGCCGCTGCCGCCGATCAGCGAGATCTTCACCCGCGCGACCTATACGCCGCCCGAGGACCGCACGCCCGAAATGCGCGCGGCGCTGAGCGTATCGGACGCGCTGTGCCGCCGCCTGCTGAGCGCCGATGCGCTGGTCTTTGCGATGCCGATGCACAATTGGACGATGCCCGCTTCGTTCAAGCTGTTCGTCGATACCATCGTGCGCGGCGGCCTGACCTATATCGCGACCGACGACGGGCGCTATGTCGGCACGCTCGGCGACAAGAAGCTGCTGTTCGTCACCACGCGCGGCGTCGATCTGCGGCCGGGCACCCCCTTTGCCGCGATGGATGCGCTGACGCCCGCGCTTCGCGCGGCATTCGGCTTCATCGGCGTCGACGCAGCGCATTTCGTCGATGCCCAGCCGCTGCAATTCGCGCGCGAGGAGGAACGGGCGGCGGCGCTGGCGCGCGCGAAAGAGGAACTCGCCGCGCTCGCCGGAAGCTGGGGCCGCGCCGTGCCCCGCGCCGCGCTGTCGCAGGCCGGATAA
- a CDS encoding GNAT family N-acetyltransferase → MDAEVVDNAEKRCFELDLPDGSTAAAFYRVDEEGRLVMIHTEVPSEFWGMGIASQLADGAVHLMRQTGRRAVLRCQFMVNFFGRHPEYADVVAG, encoded by the coding sequence ATGGACGCCGAAGTTGTCGATAATGCCGAAAAGCGTTGTTTCGAGCTCGACCTGCCCGACGGATCGACCGCGGCGGCCTTCTACCGCGTCGACGAGGAAGGCCGGCTGGTGATGATCCACACCGAGGTGCCGTCCGAATTCTGGGGCATGGGCATCGCCTCGCAGCTTGCCGACGGCGCCGTCCACCTGATGCGGCAGACCGGCCGCCGGGCGGTGCTGCGCTGTCAGTTCATGGTCAATTTCTTCGGCCGCCACCCCGAATATGCCGACGTCGTCGCCGGTTGA
- a CDS encoding DUF1810 family protein, whose translation MIDEYNLARFVAAQAEAYDDAIDILRRGAMCTPYMDFIFPRLGREDGEDSVYALSSLDEAVAYLDYPLLGNRYRESVETLFRLVRTSAREVFGDVDAAKLHASLTLFAEASNEVLLRSVLITWFDNLVDEETIVRVSRYS comes from the coding sequence ATGATCGACGAATATAATCTCGCGCGCTTCGTCGCGGCGCAGGCCGAAGCCTATGACGACGCGATCGACATCCTGCGCCGCGGCGCGATGTGTACGCCCTATATGGATTTCATCTTCCCGCGCCTTGGCCGCGAGGATGGCGAGGACAGCGTCTATGCTCTCTCCTCGCTCGACGAGGCGGTCGCCTATCTCGACTATCCGCTCCTCGGCAACCGATACCGCGAAAGCGTCGAAACGCTCTTCCGCCTCGTGCGGACGAGCGCCCGCGAGGTGTTCGGCGACGTCGATGCGGCGAAGCTGCACGCGTCGCTCACCCTGTTCGCGGAGGCCTCGAACGAAGTGCTGCTGCGGTCGGTGCTGATCACTTGGTTCGACAATCTGGTCGACGAGGAGACGATCGTGCGGGTCAGCCGCTACAGCTAG
- a CDS encoding NAD(P)H-binding protein translates to MKITIIGGTGLIGRRLAARLRDAGHDVIAAARSTGVNTMSGEGLAEALAGAEVVVDASNSGYGDVADMRRFFAASSENLLAAARAASVGHVVALSAVGADRLKGGYFQAKRGQEERIAGAAVPFTILRSTPFFEFVYKIVDAGGDGDRMRLAPVTMQPVAADDVVDALAALVTEEPANGIVEVAGPDIFGLADLALQVLTAHEDPRWITIDPDALYFGARFDGEPLVCDDRRRRAPTRFEDWLRDWIAFA, encoded by the coding sequence ATGAAAATCACCATCATCGGAGGAACCGGCCTGATCGGCCGCCGTCTCGCCGCGCGGCTGCGCGATGCGGGACATGATGTCATAGCCGCGGCGCGCTCGACCGGCGTGAACACGATGAGCGGCGAAGGACTGGCCGAGGCGCTTGCAGGCGCGGAAGTGGTCGTCGATGCCTCCAACTCGGGTTATGGCGATGTCGCGGACATGCGGCGCTTCTTCGCCGCCTCGAGCGAAAATCTCCTCGCGGCCGCCCGCGCCGCATCGGTCGGCCATGTCGTCGCCTTGTCCGCGGTGGGTGCGGACAGGTTGAAGGGCGGATATTTCCAGGCCAAGCGCGGCCAGGAAGAGCGGATTGCGGGTGCGGCAGTGCCGTTCACGATCCTGCGCTCGACCCCCTTTTTCGAGTTCGTCTACAAGATCGTCGATGCCGGCGGCGACGGTGACCGGATGCGCCTTGCGCCCGTCACCATGCAGCCGGTCGCCGCGGACGATGTGGTCGATGCGCTGGCCGCTCTCGTGACCGAGGAACCGGCGAACGGCATCGTCGAGGTCGCCGGCCCCGATATTTTCGGCCTCGCCGATCTCGCGCTTCAGGTCCTGACCGCGCATGAGGATCCGCGCTGGATCACGATCGATCCCGACGCTCTCTACTTCGGCGCGCGTTTCGATGGCGAACCGCTCGTCTGCGACGATCGCCGGCGGCGGGCCCCGACGCGCTTCGAAGACTGGCTGCGCGACTGGATCGCCTTCGCCTGA